Sequence from the Betaproteobacteria bacterium genome:
CAGACCCGCAGGCAGGCCATGGATGAGGTGATTGACTGGATGACTTTCTACAACCACCGCAGATTGCATTCAACCTTAGGGTGTGTCAGTCCCATGCAGTTTGAACAAAACTGGCACGCGGCACAGTTCAAAAAGGCCGCATAATCGGGTTGCTAAGATGTACGTCAAACAGGGGCAAGTTCAGTCTTTGCGATCGCGTGTGAAACCCTCAATCAGATCATTTCCATAGACCCTCAATCAAGGTAATCCATGCCCCACAATTTGCACAACACCCTCCAGGAGTTCAAACCCGCCCCCGGCAAAACCGGAAAATTCTATTCGCTGCCCGCTCTGGAGAAGGCGAAGGTAGGAAAAATCTCGCGCCTGCCCGTTTCCATCCGCATCGTGCTGGAATCCGTGCTGCGCAACTGCGACGGCAAGAAAGTCACCGAAGAACATGTACGCCAGCTAGCCAACTGGAAGCCCAACGCGGACAGAACCGATGAGATTCCATTCGTGGTCGCACGTATCGTATTGCAAGACTTCACCGGCGTTCCGCTACTCGTCGACCTCGCCGCGATGCGCGGCGTGGCAAGCCGCATGGGCAAGAATCCGAAGGTGATCGAGCCTCTGGTTCCCGTGGATCTCGTGGTGGATCACTCCGTTCAAATCGATCACTATGGTTCGGCGGATGCGCTGCGCAAGAATATGGCGCTGGAATTCGAGCGCAATGGCGAGCGCTACCAGTTCATGAAGTGGGGCATGCAAGCCTTCGACACTTTCAAAGTGGTGCCACCCGGCATCGGC
This genomic interval carries:
- a CDS encoding IS3 family transposase; protein product: QTRRQAMDEVIDWMTFYNHRRLHSTLGCVSPMQFEQNWHAAQFKKAA